The DNA segment AAATGGAACGTAATACTGAAAAAAGGGGTTTATGAAAATCAGCAATGGATTCATGAGATGAATTTCTTTAGCATTATATAAATTATACGGGTCTTCATAAATGATAGTAACAAGTTACATCGCAGTGGGCTGTGGATGTGGATTATTCTTTATGGGTAGACTCCTTAGTCACTCCACTAATACCATGGAATTTCGTAATTCATGTTGTACTCTCATTTCTTAATAAATCTTGCATTTTCcgtaaaaaatattgaaatcgcAAAATTAGAATATCTCGATGCTTAGTGCGATGTTACAATAATTTCTAAAGACGCTAATAAGGTACCTTATTAAGTTTAGTAGATCGATGTTTAATGGTCTGCGCGAGCCCTATAGACGAGGTACaacaaaaaatatacaaagattatagacttaacttctataatctttgccctaATAAGTAATAAATTGGCAACACTAATTCATTTTTCTGTCAGAGAATTTTGAGAATGCGTTCAAACGAAAGAATGTTTGAAGAAGTCGAAATCTCAAAATAATAAGGTTTACGGTGGAATAAAACGAATACAATGATGCCTGCCTATCCACCCACTTTCAAGTTTAATTCTGCCGTGGTCAATGATTTGCAAACTTTGCTTATTGGATAAATTTCCATATCTTTGCACATATCCTTATACGTCTGACATCCGGTATCGTCTGCGGGTTTTTGTGctgcaaaatttaaaatattcttcattcaTGATTACAGCGGTATGTTGATCATTAACCTTCTGCTTCGAATGCAGCTTCTATTCCTGGATCTACTAGATCAGGAAAAAAATAGAAAGGATTTTGGAACATGGAACTACTGGACATGATGATTTCTTTGAAGCACTTGTATGAGGATGCATTGGTATCAATGCTGAATGTTTCAGATCGCATAGATATAGGAGTTTTCGAACCGTTTTCCATATCTTTTGATGAAGATTGCACTTCGTCAGAAACATCACTTCCTGTATACGTGAACGCGGAAATTTCACTCTCATTCTCTTCATTGATGGTGCTGAGGGCAGATTGGGGATCTAGCATTCGAAGGCTCTAATGTGTAGTATAATAATACGAATATATTCGGTAATATCGAGATGACTTCTAGTGGAAAAAATGTGTTTCCTGACAAGTATCTCCTTAGTAACAAATAAGTAATAAGTGTTtatcttcataattttcaaagCTTCAACATATAAtatctctcaataaatgaggaattttatattatattatatttatattttcccCATTTAATCCTTTAAAAATGTATCGCTTCGCCGACAGGTAATTAAATTTTGTgtagatataaaatatgaaattgggAGAGCTCATTCAATGTGTATTTTTCAaacatatatttgaaaaaaatatgtttgaaCTAAGACCTGCgccaaaatattcattcaaaagAAAACTTAAGTCACAACACGCGAAGAAAAAGAGTCGAATCTAGGGAATTTGTGATTGTTTAGGGACTTTCAGAATAGACATTTTTGATGACAGCTGGTCACAAAAAGAGAAAAGTTGGCCAGTTATTGTCAGTAATTTCTCGTAATTTGGAACGCTGAAAGAAAAAGTGTGTTGTGAAAGTATTGCTTGTAGGAACTGTTATCCATATATGTGAAAACCAAAATACTGTTCAAATTTAATTAGTTAGTGTTTTGATTACTCGCACCTACCGGCGTCACTATGTCGGACGAGAGTCATCCAAAAACTTTGTATGTTGGAAACTTGGATGCTAGTGTTTCCGAAGATCTTCTGTGTGCATTGTTTTCACAAATAGGTCCTGTAAAAGGATGTAAAATCATAAGGGAACCTGGAAACGATCCTTATGCCTTTGTTGAATTCACCAACCACCAATCTGCATCAACAGCCTTGGCTGCCATGAATAAGCGGGTGTTTTTAGATAAAGAAATGAAAGTTAATTGGGCTACTAGCCCTGGAAACCAACCCAAATTGGATACATCAAATCATCATCACATATTTGTTGGCGATTTATCTCCAGAAATTGAGACTGAAACTTTAAGAGAAGCCTTTGCACCATTTGGAGAGATATCTAATTGCAGAATAGTAAGAGATCCCCAAACTTTGAAATCTAAAGGATATGCATTTGTCTCTTTCGTCAAAAAAGCAGAAGCTGAGAATGCCATTCAAGCAATGAATGGACAGTGGTTAGGCTCTAGATCTATCCGTACAAATTGGTCCACAAGGAAACCACCACCGCCCAGGACAGAAAAGGCTAATCCAAGAAGTAAACAACCTACATTCGATGAAGTCTACAATCAGAGTTCACCCACAAATTGTACTGTGTACTGTGGTGGTTTTGTAAATGGGCTCTCTGAAGATTTGATGCAGAAAA comes from the Coccinella septempunctata chromosome 2, icCocSept1.1, whole genome shotgun sequence genome and includes:
- the LOC123307798 gene encoding nucleolysin TIAR; its protein translation is MSDESHPKTLYVGNLDASVSEDLLCALFSQIGPVKGCKIIREPGNDPYAFVEFTNHQSASTALAAMNKRVFLDKEMKVNWATSPGNQPKLDTSNHHHIFVGDLSPEIETETLREAFAPFGEISNCRIVRDPQTLKSKGYAFVSFVKKAEAENAIQAMNGQWLGSRSIRTNWSTRKPPPPRTEKANPRSKQPTFDEVYNQSSPTNCTVYCGGFVNGLSEDLMQKTFSPFGIIQDIRVFKDKGYAFIKFATKESATHAIESIHNTEVNGQLVKCFWGKENGGMGDSMTMGSAGTGASAVPTQPYSYGYGGYWYPQGYGGYMQGGYPPYQQYQYGAGQQYCVMPQQGQYPNQQSQQSVMYGNVQKYPSQ